The proteins below come from a single Desulfitobacterium metallireducens DSM 15288 genomic window:
- a CDS encoding KamA family radical SAM protein: MDESLQRSAELLQYIQPFMKEKEHLNKAQDNAAAFLEYRNKILTLLNASPQDFDSWKWQLSKRFTSVDLLSKILPLKTEELAEIEESIHHHRMAISPFLLTRLASCGTPLSKQFLPSALEILNENFGELDPMAEEKTSPVPHVTQRYPDRVILKVTNICGSYCRFCQRRREHGCIDLHVPSEQLEPAFDYITKHPEIRDILVTGGDPLTLSDRQLDQILQRLRQIPSVEMIRIGTRMPIVIPQRITPALTKILRKYAPIYINLHVNHPLEVSPEMKEACRKLFLSGAILGSQTVLLKDINDNPMMLRYLFQLLLSIGIKPYYLFHAKDIAGTRHFRTPVEQGVNLVKSLRGVTSGLAIPHYVVNLPGGLGKVALAPQVLVNGFEDNPLLFTNWEGKTIPYPNHD, translated from the coding sequence ATGGATGAGTCTTTACAACGTTCGGCGGAACTCCTTCAATATATTCAACCTTTTATGAAAGAAAAAGAACATCTAAATAAAGCTCAGGACAATGCAGCCGCCTTCCTTGAATATCGGAATAAAATCCTCACGCTTCTAAACGCATCTCCACAGGATTTTGACTCCTGGAAATGGCAATTATCCAAACGCTTTACGAGTGTAGATTTATTATCCAAAATTTTACCCTTAAAAACCGAGGAGCTTGCCGAAATAGAAGAAAGCATCCACCATCATCGAATGGCAATCTCTCCTTTTTTACTCACACGGTTAGCCTCTTGTGGTACTCCCCTATCCAAACAATTTTTACCCTCAGCCCTGGAAATTCTCAATGAGAACTTCGGAGAGTTGGACCCGATGGCTGAAGAAAAAACGTCACCCGTACCCCATGTCACTCAGCGCTATCCTGATCGCGTTATTCTTAAAGTGACCAATATCTGCGGTTCTTACTGTCGTTTTTGCCAAAGGCGTCGAGAACATGGTTGCATAGATCTCCATGTCCCTAGTGAACAGTTAGAACCTGCTTTCGACTATATTACAAAGCATCCCGAAATCCGAGACATTCTCGTAACCGGGGGAGATCCGCTTACATTATCTGATCGACAGCTTGATCAGATCTTACAAAGGTTACGTCAAATCCCTAGTGTTGAAATGATCCGAATTGGCACACGAATGCCCATTGTTATTCCCCAGAGAATCACCCCCGCCCTAACAAAGATCCTTCGTAAATATGCCCCGATCTATATCAACCTCCATGTAAACCATCCTCTTGAAGTAAGTCCTGAAATGAAAGAAGCTTGCCGGAAACTCTTCCTTTCCGGTGCTATACTCGGAAGCCAAACAGTACTCTTAAAGGACATCAACGATAATCCTATGATGTTACGTTATCTCTTCCAACTTTTATTATCAATTGGGATCAAGCCTTATTATCTCTTTCATGCCAAAGATATTGCCGGCACAAGACATTTTCGAACCCCAGTAGAGCAGGGTGTTAATCTGGTTAAATCACTTCGTGGGGTAACGTCCGGATTAGCAATCCCCCACTATGTCGTCAATCTGCCGGGAGGGTTAGGAAAGGTTGCCTTAGCACCCCAGGTCTTAGTCAACGGTTTCGAAGATAATCCCCTTCTTTTTACAAACTGGGAAGGCAAAACGATTCCCTACCCTAATCATGATTAG
- the ltrA gene encoding group II intron reverse transcriptase/maturase has protein sequence MKVTESGNSKHRQLRFEDYLQRVSAEQREYAEVCAPPKMTETDNTNTNKQTEGLLKQILSVENLNRAYKQVKRNKGAGGIDGMQVDELLPFLKEHKNELLQSLWDGKYRPKPVRRVEIPKENGKTRKLGIPTVVDRLIQQAITQVLSPIFEEQFSNNSFGFRPNRSAHDALLKCQGHITEGYKYVVDMDLEKYFDTVNQSKLIQILSETIKDGRVISLIHKFLRAGVMVDGLFEESPEGVPQGGPLSPLLGNIMLNECDHELEKRGHRFVRYADDMMIFCKSKKAAKRALDHILPFIEGKLFLKVNREKTKISHVNYVKYLGYSFYIYRGFGRLRIHPKSIQKLKDKIREVTGRSNGMGIEERRTKLNQIVRGWTNYFKLADARNLLKTLDEWLRSRIRMVTWKRWKRTRTRFENLKKVGIQEEQAWMWANTRKGYWRTAHSPILTKALSNKRFERIGYLSFSECYSAK, from the coding sequence ATGAAAGTTACTGAAAGTGGTAATTCAAAACACAGACAACTTCGATTCGAAGACTATCTGCAAAGGGTATCTGCGGAACAGAGAGAGTATGCGGAAGTGTGCGCGCCACCTAAGATGACTGAAACCGACAACACCAACACGAACAAGCAGACAGAAGGCTTGCTTAAGCAAATTCTTAGCGTCGAAAACCTAAACCGAGCTTACAAACAGGTGAAGAGAAATAAAGGCGCAGGTGGAATCGATGGTATGCAGGTGGATGAACTTCTACCCTTCCTGAAAGAGCACAAGAATGAACTTTTGCAATCCCTCTGGGACGGTAAATACCGTCCAAAACCCGTACGGAGGGTAGAGATACCCAAAGAGAACGGAAAGACTAGAAAACTGGGAATACCAACAGTCGTAGACCGGTTAATCCAACAAGCGATTACTCAAGTCCTGAGCCCCATCTTTGAAGAGCAGTTCTCAAACAACAGTTTTGGATTCCGACCGAACCGCAGTGCTCATGATGCACTGTTGAAATGCCAGGGTCATATTACAGAAGGATACAAATATGTAGTAGACATGGACTTAGAGAAATACTTTGATACGGTCAACCAGAGCAAACTGATTCAAATTCTGTCTGAGACAATAAAAGACGGGCGAGTCATCTCACTCATCCACAAATTCCTAAGAGCAGGAGTTATGGTGGATGGTTTGTTTGAGGAAAGCCCCGAGGGCGTACCGCAAGGCGGACCCCTTAGTCCCTTACTTGGAAACATTATGCTCAATGAATGTGACCACGAGTTGGAAAAGCGAGGGCATAGATTTGTGCGTTATGCAGACGATATGATGATTTTTTGCAAAAGCAAGAAAGCAGCAAAGCGTGCGCTTGACCATATACTTCCGTTCATCGAAGGGAAGTTATTTCTCAAGGTAAACAGGGAGAAAACTAAGATCTCGCACGTAAACTATGTAAAGTATTTGGGATATAGCTTTTACATCTACAGAGGATTTGGGCGACTGAGAATCCATCCTAAAAGCATCCAGAAACTCAAAGATAAAATCCGAGAAGTGACTGGACGGAGCAACGGGATGGGAATCGAAGAACGGAGAACAAAACTCAACCAGATAGTGCGAGGCTGGACGAACTACTTTAAACTGGCCGACGCTAGAAATCTACTTAAGACACTGGATGAGTGGCTAAGAAGTCGCATACGGATGGTTACCTGGAAGCGATGGAAGAGAACCCGAACGCGATTTGAAAACCTCAAGAAAGTAGGTATACAAGAGGAACAAGCGTGGATGTGGGCAAACACAAGAAAAGGCTATTGGCGTACTGCCCATAGCCCGATTTTGACAAAAGCCTTATCCAATAAGCGTTTCGAACGGATTGGATATCTCAGTTTTAGTGAATGTTATTCTGCGAAGTAA